The Flavobacteriaceae bacterium 3519-10 genome includes a window with the following:
- a CDS encoding ATP-dependent protease La, with translation MSFLNIMAEFNDLNFEEIMDDGFAIVAEELNLEDFVETPQDKEQKVFPILPVRNMVMFPKVVIPITAGREKSIKLLEEAQRNNEFIGILSQNNPGIENPTENDLYKTGTLAKIIKIIKLPEGNVTAITRGYQRFTVKNFVTSKPYFKAEVTKLKDVSTKKTEEYNALLENIKDMALKIIDLDPNIPSAANFAIKNMSDHEDLLNFICTNANFSGADKQKLLEEKSLLNRAQKCYELMHDDFRKLELRNQIHQKTNRELDKSQREYFLNQQMRAIQEELGGGPESDVEELLLKAEDIKWNEEVDAHFKKEINRLQRQNPNSPDYNVQRNYLDFFTELPWEKYSKDVFDINKAEKVLDKAHFGLEEIKKRILEHMAVLKLKNNMKSPILCLVGPPGVGKTSLGKSVADALGRKYVRVSLGGLHDESEIRGHRKTYIGAMAGRILQSVKKSGTSNPVIVLDEIDKIGAGVHGDPSSALLEVLDPEQNHAFYDNYLEMGYDLSKVMFIATANSLSTVQRPLLDRMEIIEIAGYTLEEKVEIAKRHLIKKQQEENGLNTKSFKLGNAELKHIIEAHTSESGVRRLEKRLAAIARWVALQTALEKEYDAKLSIDRIDAILGVPRPKSLSEITGVPGVVTGLAWTQVGGDILFIESILSEGKGNLTMTGNLGTVMKESATIALEYIKAKHNELGISAEDIKANNIHVHVPEGATPKDGPSAGIAMLTSIVSSFKNKKVKPHLAMTGEITLRGKVLPVGGIKEKLLAATRAGITEIILCDANRKDVEEIKKDYLKNLKISYVSRMSEVIDLAIEK, from the coding sequence TTGTCATTCCTTAATATTATGGCAGAATTTAACGACCTCAATTTTGAGGAGATCATGGATGATGGTTTCGCTATTGTAGCGGAAGAACTTAACCTCGAAGATTTTGTGGAAACTCCGCAGGATAAAGAACAAAAGGTTTTTCCCATTTTACCGGTAAGAAATATGGTGATGTTCCCGAAAGTCGTAATTCCGATCACGGCCGGAAGGGAGAAATCGATTAAACTTCTGGAGGAAGCCCAGCGCAACAACGAATTCATCGGGATACTGAGTCAGAATAATCCGGGTATTGAAAACCCCACCGAAAACGATCTTTATAAAACAGGGACTTTAGCCAAAATAATCAAAATAATTAAACTTCCGGAAGGGAACGTAACCGCTATAACGCGCGGCTATCAAAGGTTTACGGTAAAGAATTTTGTCACTTCCAAACCTTATTTCAAGGCAGAAGTAACAAAACTAAAAGATGTATCTACCAAGAAAACGGAAGAATACAACGCGCTGCTCGAGAATATTAAAGACATGGCGCTCAAGATTATCGATCTTGATCCAAACATTCCTTCTGCTGCAAATTTCGCCATTAAAAACATGAGCGATCATGAGGATCTGCTGAATTTTATATGCACTAATGCCAACTTTTCGGGCGCTGACAAACAAAAGCTGCTTGAAGAAAAAAGCCTCCTCAACCGCGCCCAGAAGTGCTACGAACTGATGCACGACGATTTCAGAAAGCTGGAACTTCGGAACCAGATTCACCAGAAAACAAACCGCGAACTCGATAAAAGCCAGCGCGAATATTTCCTGAACCAGCAGATGCGGGCAATACAGGAAGAGCTTGGTGGCGGACCCGAATCGGATGTGGAAGAATTGCTGTTAAAAGCAGAAGACATCAAGTGGAATGAAGAAGTAGACGCGCATTTCAAGAAAGAAATTAACCGTTTACAGCGGCAGAATCCAAACTCACCCGACTATAACGTCCAGAGAAATTACCTTGATTTCTTCACAGAACTCCCGTGGGAGAAATACTCAAAAGACGTTTTCGATATTAATAAAGCCGAAAAGGTTTTAGACAAAGCACACTTCGGTCTCGAGGAGATCAAGAAGAGAATTCTTGAGCACATGGCGGTTTTAAAACTCAAAAACAACATGAAATCACCGATTTTATGTCTGGTAGGGCCTCCCGGCGTGGGAAAAACCTCGCTCGGAAAGTCTGTAGCAGATGCACTGGGCAGAAAATATGTACGTGTTTCTTTAGGTGGTCTTCATGATGAATCTGAAATCCGCGGTCACAGAAAAACCTATATTGGTGCGATGGCCGGTCGTATTTTGCAGTCGGTGAAAAAATCAGGTACGTCAAATCCTGTGATCGTGCTCGATGAGATCGATAAGATTGGTGCCGGTGTGCACGGCGACCCAAGTTCTGCGCTTCTTGAAGTGCTGGATCCCGAACAGAACCACGCTTTCTACGACAATTATCTCGAAATGGGCTACGACCTCTCGAAAGTGATGTTCATCGCAACGGCGAACTCGCTTTCAACCGTGCAGCGTCCGCTTTTGGACCGTATGGAAATCATTGAAATCGCAGGCTATACTTTAGAAGAAAAAGTGGAAATCGCGAAAAGACACCTTATAAAGAAGCAGCAGGAAGAAAACGGCTTAAACACAAAATCATTTAAACTTGGGAATGCTGAACTTAAACACATTATCGAGGCACATACTTCCGAAAGCGGCGTGCGCCGACTCGAGAAAAGACTCGCGGCAATCGCAAGATGGGTTGCCCTGCAGACCGCGCTTGAAAAGGAATACGACGCTAAACTTTCAATCGACCGCATCGACGCCATCCTCGGCGTTCCGCGTCCGAAGAGTTTATCAGAAATCACCGGCGTTCCGGGCGTTGTAACCGGTTTGGCCTGGACGCAGGTTGGCGGCGACATTCTTTTTATTGAAAGTATATTAAGCGAAGGAAAAGGAAACCTAACGATGACCGGAAACCTCGGTACGGTAATGAAAGAATCGGCGACAATCGCGCTCGAATACATCAAGGCGAAGCATAACGAACTCGGTATCAGTGCTGAGGATATTAAAGCAAATAATATCCACGTTCACGTCCCCGAAGGTGCCACGCCGAAAGACGGGCCTTCAGCCGGAATCGCGATGCTTACTTCCATTGTTTCAAGCTTTAAAAACAAAAAAGTAAAGCCACATCTTGCGATGACAGGCGAGATCACGCTGCGCGGAAAAGTACTTCCGGTGGGCGGAATTAAAGAAAAACTGCTTGCCGCAACGCGTGCCGGAATTACCGAAATTATTCTGTGCGACGCCAACCGGAAAGATGTTGAAGAAATTAAAAAAGATTACCTTAAAAATCTCAAGATCAGCTATGTAAGTCGCATGAGCGAAGTGATTGATCTGGCAATTGAAAAATAA
- a CDS encoding Mce4 protein translates to MKFSKEIKAGLIALLAIIGFVILFQFMKGKSLFTTDNIFYAQFDNVEGLAASNPVSINGLKVGQVDEIIPITQNDGKIHFVVKVTIDDNFEFSKRSTLEIFEPGLMSGKEMRVNLAYGSPMAKDGDTLKGAFTLSMMNNISSQVGPVKDQLQIVLRRVDSLTNNANQILNEENKMEIRALLRNLNTTVSSFESTARQTNALVANNDPRVQRMLDNANLATISARTAIDKYGRVADEVDVQKLNNTIDKLSQTADKLNGVISGIQNGEGSLGKLTQDEELYRNLNESSANLNNLILDLKTNPKRYLNFSVFGKNSTPKD, encoded by the coding sequence GTGAAGTTTTCAAAAGAAATAAAAGCAGGATTAATCGCCCTTTTAGCGATCATCGGATTTGTAATCCTGTTCCAGTTTATGAAGGGCAAAAGCCTTTTTACCACCGATAATATTTTCTATGCACAGTTCGATAACGTTGAAGGTTTGGCGGCATCCAACCCGGTATCTATCAACGGACTGAAAGTGGGGCAGGTAGATGAAATCATCCCGATCACACAGAATGACGGCAAAATACATTTTGTTGTAAAAGTAACCATCGACGATAATTTCGAATTTTCGAAAAGATCTACATTGGAAATTTTCGAACCGGGCCTGATGTCCGGTAAAGAAATGCGGGTGAATCTTGCATATGGAAGCCCGATGGCCAAGGATGGCGATACACTGAAAGGCGCGTTCACGCTTTCTATGATGAACAACATTTCCTCGCAGGTTGGTCCTGTGAAAGATCAGTTGCAGATCGTCCTCAGAAGGGTAGATTCACTTACCAACAATGCCAACCAGATTCTTAATGAGGAAAACAAGATGGAGATCCGCGCTTTGTTGCGTAATTTAAACACAACCGTTTCCTCGTTCGAAAGCACTGCACGGCAGACTAACGCCTTGGTTGCCAACAATGATCCAAGGGTTCAGCGCATGTTAGATAATGCGAACCTCGCCACAATCAGTGCGAGAACAGCAATTGATAAATATGGCCGCGTTGCGGATGAAGTAGACGTGCAGAAACTCAACAATACGATTGATAAACTGAGCCAAACTGCTGATAAACTGAACGGTGTTATTTCAGGCATACAAAATGGTGAAGGTTCGCTTGGTAAACTCACCCAGGATGAGGAACTTTACCGTAACCTGAACGAGTCTTCCGCCAACCTTAATAACCTGATTTTGGATCTGAAGACCAACCCAAAGAGATATCTTAACTTTTCGGTATTCGGGAAAAACAGTACGCCTAAAGACTAA
- a CDS encoding Glucose-6-phosphate isomerase gives MLPKINPEQTKAWQNLEDHFAHNDFELRTLFQYNTNRFNEFSVKREGYLFDFSKNLIDQRTLDLLLKLAEETKLKEAISAMFSGEKINETEGRAVLHTALRDFSGEPLLVDGEDIKPGIKKVLDQMKAFSDKVISGDHKGFSGKQITDVVNIGIGGSDLGPVMVCSALKHFKTRLNVHFVSNVDGNHIAETLKNLNPETTLFIIASKTFTTQETMTNAASGKEWFLKSGSEQDVAKHFVALSTNIKSVKEFGIAEENIFEFWDWVGGRYSLWSAIGLSIVLAVGYDNFEQLLKGAAESDNHFRTADFKENVPVLMALLGIWYRNFYSAGTYATLPYSQYLNRFPAYLQQGDMESNGKSVDRNGNYVEYETGPIIWGEPGTNGQHAFYQLIHQGTELIPADFLAYAKSCNEVSDHQDKLLANFFAQTEALAFGKTDEEVRAELETAGKSEEEIAKLLNFKVFTGDSPTNSFIFDELTPFSLGQLIALYEHKIFVQGAIWNIFSFDQFGVELGKVLAGKILAELENKEEVTTHDSSTNGLMNYYQAKK, from the coding sequence ATGCTACCCAAAATCAATCCCGAACAAACCAAAGCCTGGCAAAATCTCGAAGATCATTTCGCGCACAACGATTTCGAACTCAGGACTTTATTTCAATATAACACAAACCGTTTCAACGAATTTTCGGTTAAAAGAGAAGGTTACCTATTTGATTTTTCAAAGAATCTAATCGATCAGCGCACGCTTGATCTGTTGTTGAAACTGGCCGAAGAAACAAAGTTGAAAGAAGCAATTTCCGCAATGTTTAGCGGCGAAAAAATCAACGAAACCGAAGGACGCGCCGTACTGCATACTGCGCTGCGCGATTTTTCGGGCGAACCGCTTTTGGTTGATGGCGAAGATATAAAGCCGGGCATCAAAAAAGTGCTTGACCAAATGAAGGCTTTTTCAGATAAGGTAATTTCGGGCGATCATAAAGGCTTTTCGGGAAAACAGATCACAGATGTAGTAAACATCGGCATTGGCGGCTCAGACCTAGGACCTGTGATGGTATGTTCTGCTCTCAAACATTTTAAAACGCGCCTGAACGTTCATTTTGTTTCGAATGTCGACGGAAACCACATTGCAGAAACTTTAAAGAATTTAAATCCGGAAACTACGCTGTTTATCATCGCCTCCAAAACATTCACCACGCAGGAAACAATGACCAACGCGGCCTCAGGGAAAGAATGGTTTTTGAAAAGCGGCTCAGAACAGGATGTAGCGAAACATTTCGTGGCACTTTCTACCAACATCAAATCGGTAAAGGAATTTGGAATTGCTGAAGAGAATATTTTTGAATTCTGGGATTGGGTTGGCGGCAGATATTCTCTGTGGAGCGCAATCGGTTTAAGTATTGTGCTGGCAGTGGGTTATGATAATTTTGAGCAGCTACTGAAAGGCGCCGCAGAATCCGACAATCATTTCAGAACCGCAGATTTTAAAGAAAATGTACCAGTACTGATGGCACTTCTTGGGATCTGGTACCGCAATTTTTACAGCGCAGGAACTTACGCAACTCTACCATACTCACAGTATCTAAACCGATTCCCGGCGTACCTGCAGCAGGGCGATATGGAAAGTAATGGCAAATCTGTGGACCGTAATGGCAATTATGTAGAATATGAAACCGGACCGATTATCTGGGGCGAACCCGGAACAAACGGCCAACACGCCTTCTACCAGCTGATCCATCAGGGCACCGAACTTATCCCGGCAGATTTTCTGGCGTATGCAAAATCCTGCAACGAGGTTTCTGATCATCAGGATAAGCTGCTCGCAAATTTCTTTGCGCAAACCGAAGCTTTGGCGTTCGGCAAAACGGATGAAGAGGTTAGAGCGGAACTCGAAACTGCGGGAAAATCTGAAGAAGAGATTGCTAAGCTTCTGAACTTCAAAGTATTCACGGGCGATTCGCCGACTAATTCGTTCATTTTTGATGAACTGACGCCATTCTCTTTAGGACAGCTGATTGCGTTATACGAACATAAAATCTTTGTGCAGGGCGCTATTTGGAATATTTTCAGTTTCGATCAGTTCGGAGTGGAACTTGGAAAAGTTCTGGCCGGAAAAATTCTGGCAGAACTTGAAAATAAGGAAGAAGTAACCACCCATGATTCGTCTACAAATGGCCTCATGAACTATTATCAGGCAAAGAAATAA
- a CDS encoding Peptidyl-prolyl cis-trans isomerase, translated as MAILGQIRNRPWLLMGIIAVAMLAFVVNPDSLEQLFGAKPGVYGKVNGEEITKEEYDDQLFMLQQQAQQQGQPATGLDEQAWQMMVQSKLIKQQFDKMGLTLTEDMFWNQLQFDPMFAQNQENFDAKGNFKGQEIKKQIAELQTSGNVEMYNNWLRTRRTIEYRMMARQVFANVSTGITASKKEAEEMMKQRDQVANIDFVKIDYNSYAQKNPVKVTTQDLADYIKKHPILFKRDASRNIGLVYFPAAASPQDEAVTQAEINKLFAQGTEMSGGKENFQNTTNDSMFVSLNSDLPFNPQYFSAEQLPVSIKDKVAAASVGTTFGPYKEQNFYVVSKLLDKKPSDSTLSRHILVSYKGNQAGGNETRSKEEAKKLADSIGAVLKSAPQKFTEFLKYSADPGSAGQGGSVGWTTPATPFVPQYLSFLANNGKGATGVVETDYGYHIINIEDKKTGAMTYKVANLVKTIKASDKTENEVYTKATRFIQQVQGKSFNDFSNLAKKGNYQFFNPKEIGRFSGQLPGLGTDKDQDIIAWAFHKKRSKGDTEIFTVDGTGDRIVAYVNGIQDAGTADPEAVRDQIEPIIKNKILAKRIVEKINTTKASSLDQIAKAFGSTKMSGQVNMLSPQVAGAMEPKVAGAAFGVAKGKLSMPVEGMTGVYVLVKNSETINKQPGDIKQVTQAIAGQNSQQFGQALLKSLQDNADIEDFRIELFNQTSAQ; from the coding sequence ATGGCTATTTTAGGACAGATTAGAAACAGGCCCTGGCTTTTGATGGGTATTATTGCAGTAGCAATGCTTGCTTTTGTGGTAAATCCCGACAGTTTAGAGCAACTCTTCGGAGCAAAACCCGGCGTATACGGAAAAGTAAACGGCGAGGAGATTACCAAAGAAGAATATGATGACCAGCTTTTCATGCTTCAGCAACAGGCGCAGCAGCAGGGTCAGCCAGCTACCGGGCTTGATGAGCAGGCTTGGCAGATGATGGTTCAGTCTAAACTGATCAAGCAGCAGTTTGATAAGATGGGCCTTACACTAACAGAAGATATGTTCTGGAATCAGTTACAATTCGACCCGATGTTCGCCCAAAACCAGGAGAATTTCGACGCTAAAGGTAATTTCAAAGGTCAGGAAATCAAAAAACAGATCGCCGAACTGCAGACAAGCGGTAACGTAGAAATGTATAATAACTGGCTGAGAACCCGCAGGACCATTGAATACAGAATGATGGCCAGACAGGTTTTCGCTAATGTTTCTACCGGAATTACCGCCAGCAAAAAAGAAGCGGAAGAAATGATGAAGCAGCGCGATCAGGTGGCTAACATTGATTTCGTGAAAATAGATTACAACAGTTACGCGCAGAAAAATCCGGTAAAAGTAACTACGCAGGATTTAGCAGATTATATCAAGAAACACCCAATTCTTTTCAAGCGTGATGCAAGCCGCAACATCGGTTTGGTTTACTTTCCTGCAGCAGCTAGCCCACAGGATGAGGCAGTAACGCAGGCTGAGATCAACAAGCTTTTTGCACAGGGAACTGAGATGAGTGGCGGAAAAGAGAACTTCCAGAACACCACCAATGATTCAATGTTCGTTTCGCTGAACTCAGATTTACCTTTCAATCCACAATATTTTTCTGCAGAGCAGCTTCCGGTATCTATTAAAGATAAAGTGGCCGCTGCAAGTGTGGGTACAACATTTGGTCCCTATAAAGAGCAGAACTTCTACGTAGTTTCTAAGCTTTTAGATAAAAAACCTTCAGATTCTACATTATCAAGACACATCTTGGTCTCATATAAAGGAAATCAGGCCGGTGGAAATGAAACAAGAAGCAAGGAAGAAGCAAAGAAACTTGCAGATTCCATTGGAGCTGTACTTAAAAGCGCTCCTCAGAAATTCACAGAATTCCTGAAATATTCAGCAGACCCGGGATCAGCAGGTCAGGGCGGAAGCGTGGGCTGGACAACCCCGGCTACACCTTTCGTACCTCAGTATCTGAGCTTTCTTGCCAATAACGGAAAAGGAGCTACCGGAGTAGTAGAAACCGATTACGGTTACCACATCATCAATATCGAAGACAAGAAAACGGGTGCAATGACTTATAAAGTTGCTAACCTTGTAAAAACAATAAAAGCTTCAGACAAAACCGAGAACGAGGTTTATACCAAAGCTACAAGATTTATCCAGCAGGTTCAGGGCAAATCATTCAATGATTTTTCTAATCTTGCTAAAAAAGGAAATTACCAGTTTTTCAATCCTAAGGAGATCGGACGCTTCAGCGGCCAGTTGCCAGGACTTGGAACGGATAAAGATCAGGACATCATCGCATGGGCATTCCATAAGAAGCGCAGCAAGGGCGATACCGAAATCTTTACCGTTGACGGCACCGGCGACCGTATTGTTGCTTATGTGAACGGTATTCAGGATGCAGGAACCGCGGATCCGGAAGCGGTGAGAGATCAGATCGAACCGATCATCAAAAATAAAATACTTGCTAAACGTATTGTTGAAAAGATCAATACAACCAAAGCATCAAGTTTAGATCAGATCGCGAAAGCGTTCGGTTCAACTAAAATGTCGGGGCAGGTTAATATGCTGAGCCCACAGGTTGCCGGCGCAATGGAACCTAAAGTGGCAGGTGCCGCGTTTGGTGTTGCAAAAGGTAAACTTTCAATGCCCGTAGAAGGCATGACTGGCGTTTACGTATTAGTGAAAAACTCCGAGACCATCAACAAGCAACCGGGAGACATCAAGCAGGTGACGCAGGCAATTGCGGGCCAAAACTCACAGCAGTTTGGGCAGGCACTTCTGAAGAGTCTTCAGGATAATGCAGACATCGAAGATTTCCGGATTGAGTTGTTCAACCAGACTTCTGCACAATAG
- a CDS encoding transmembrane [4Fe-4S] cluster-binding oxidoredu ctase — translation MQYIDNIIFIIALIVGFRLFFKSLKEIYRNILLGRKIDRSDRPAERWATMGKVALGQSKMTKRPIAGILHIIVYVGFVIINLELLEIIIDGVFGTHRFLAGIFGNSFYNAFTATLEILALLVVLAVVVFFIRRNFYGVKRLTMKELFGWPKQDANWILIIEFALMAAFFTMNAADWSLQQKGAGEALGYYPVSSAVLGPLFGNFSEGALVILERGAWWFHFIGILFFMNYLYYSKHLHIIFAFPNTWFANLEKKGKFNNLASVTQEIKLMMDPNADPYAAAPEADPNAVPEKFGADDIFDLNQVQLLNAYSCTECGRCTAVCPANITGKKLSPRKIMMDTRDRLEEVGKNINKNGKFVDDGKKLIDDHIQREEIWACTTCNACVEACPVLIDPLSIIMEMRRFLVMEQSAAPQELNLMMTNVENNAAPWQYNQADRLKWASE, via the coding sequence ATGCAGTATATTGACAATATTATTTTCATAATCGCCCTCATCGTGGGTTTCAGGCTTTTCTTTAAAAGCTTAAAAGAAATTTACAGAAACATTCTGCTTGGCAGGAAAATCGACAGAAGCGACCGTCCCGCGGAACGCTGGGCAACGATGGGAAAAGTGGCGCTCGGCCAAAGCAAAATGACCAAGCGGCCCATTGCCGGCATTCTGCACATCATTGTGTATGTAGGATTTGTTATTATTAATCTCGAGTTGCTTGAGATTATCATTGATGGCGTTTTCGGTACACACCGCTTTCTTGCAGGCATTTTCGGAAATTCTTTCTATAACGCTTTCACAGCGACTCTTGAGATTTTAGCGCTGCTTGTAGTTTTGGCAGTAGTTGTATTCTTTATCCGCAGAAACTTTTACGGTGTAAAAAGACTTACGATGAAGGAGCTGTTCGGTTGGCCAAAACAGGACGCCAACTGGATCCTGATTATTGAATTTGCACTGATGGCTGCATTCTTCACGATGAACGCGGCAGATTGGTCACTGCAGCAGAAAGGAGCTGGCGAAGCGCTCGGGTATTATCCGGTCTCGTCAGCGGTCTTAGGTCCGCTATTCGGTAATTTCAGTGAAGGCGCATTGGTTATTCTTGAGAGGGGTGCATGGTGGTTTCACTTTATAGGTATTCTTTTCTTTATGAATTACCTTTATTATTCAAAACACCTTCACATTATATTCGCATTCCCGAATACATGGTTTGCAAACCTCGAAAAGAAAGGAAAGTTCAATAATTTAGCTTCAGTTACACAGGAAATAAAACTGATGATGGATCCCAATGCGGACCCATATGCTGCAGCGCCTGAAGCCGATCCCAATGCAGTTCCCGAAAAGTTTGGTGCTGATGATATCTTCGACCTGAACCAGGTTCAGTTACTCAACGCATATTCATGTACCGAATGTGGAAGATGCACGGCCGTTTGCCCCGCAAACATTACCGGCAAGAAACTGTCTCCACGAAAAATCATGATGGACACCCGCGACCGGCTTGAAGAAGTCGGCAAGAACATCAACAAAAACGGGAAATTCGTAGATGACGGCAAGAAACTGATTGATGATCACATCCAAAGAGAAGAAATTTGGGCCTGTACAACTTGTAATGCGTGCGTAGAAGCCTGCCCGGTGCTTATCGACCCGCTTTCAATTATTATGGAAATGCGCCGCTTTTTGGTGATGGAGCAGTCGGCAGCACCCCAGGAACTGAATCTGATGATGACGAACGTAGAGAACAACGCCGCTCCGTGGCAATATAACCAGGCCGACCGTCTGAAATGGGCCTCTGAGTAA
- a CDS encoding Methylenetetrahydrofolate dehydrogenase (NADP+), with product MADILDGLKVSKEIKNEIRTDVEKIVEGKRRPPHLVAILVGQNGASISYVNNKIKDCQEVGFKSSLVKFPSTVSESELLEKINELNLSKEVDGFIVQLPLPAQIDQEKIIMAIDPRKDVDGFHPENFGKMALEMDTFLPATPFGILTLLERYQIDTKGKHCVIIGRSRIVGRPMSILMGRKDFPGNSTVTLTHSYTPHIEEFTKNADIVITALGDPNFLKGDMIKKGAVVIDVGITRIDDDSVKGYRLVGDVDFESCREVAGAITPVPGGVGPMTRAMLLKNTILAYKTSVYND from the coding sequence ATGGCAGATATTCTCGACGGACTGAAGGTTTCAAAAGAAATTAAGAACGAAATCCGCACCGATGTGGAAAAAATAGTGGAAGGCAAAAGAAGGCCGCCGCATTTAGTTGCGATTTTAGTTGGTCAGAATGGCGCGAGCATCTCGTATGTCAACAATAAAATAAAAGATTGCCAGGAAGTGGGTTTCAAATCTTCACTTGTGAAATTTCCAAGCACAGTTTCCGAATCTGAACTTCTCGAAAAAATCAATGAGCTTAATCTGTCGAAAGAAGTGGATGGCTTTATTGTGCAGTTGCCGCTGCCTGCGCAGATCGATCAGGAGAAAATAATTATGGCTATTGATCCGCGGAAAGATGTAGATGGTTTCCACCCTGAGAATTTCGGGAAAATGGCGCTTGAAATGGATACATTTCTGCCTGCGACCCCGTTCGGAATCCTTACCCTTCTGGAAAGATATCAGATCGACACAAAGGGAAAACACTGCGTAATTATCGGCCGCAGCCGAATTGTAGGACGCCCCATGAGTATTTTGATGGGTCGGAAGGACTTTCCGGGAAATTCGACCGTAACACTCACGCATTCTTACACTCCTCACATTGAAGAGTTTACGAAAAATGCTGATATTGTGATCACCGCATTGGGAGATCCCAATTTCCTGAAAGGAGATATGATTAAAAAAGGAGCGGTAGTAATCGACGTTGGTATCACGCGCATCGACGACGATTCGGTGAAAGGTTACCGTCTCGTGGGAGATGTAGATTTCGAAAGCTGCCGCGAAGTAGCCGGAGCCATTACGCCTGTGCCCGGTGGCGTGGGACCGATGACAAGAGCGATGCTGCTTAAAAACACCATCCTCGCTTACAAAACCTCAGTTTATAATGACTAA
- a CDS encoding Iron-sulphur-binding reductase translates to MDFTLKTMAEYAAEGKSPEVLFWVGCAGSFDDRAKKITRAFCKILNKINVEFAVLGPEESCTGDPAKRAGNEFVFQMMALTNIEVLNAYDVKKIVTACPHCFNTLKNEYPNLGGNYEVIHHTQFLKQLMEEGRLKIEGGSFKGRKITFHDPCYLGRGNGEYEAPRMLLEKLDAELVEMKRCKTNGLCCGAGGAQMFKEPEKGAKDINVERTEEALSVKPNVIATGCPFCMTMMTDGVKHFDNTTVEVKDIAELLAEADDL, encoded by the coding sequence ATGGATTTCACATTAAAGACAATGGCAGAGTATGCTGCCGAAGGCAAATCTCCCGAAGTATTGTTTTGGGTAGGCTGCGCAGGCAGTTTTGATGACCGCGCGAAAAAGATCACACGCGCTTTCTGCAAAATTTTAAATAAGATTAATGTAGAATTTGCGGTGTTAGGCCCAGAGGAAAGCTGTACAGGCGATCCCGCGAAACGTGCCGGTAACGAATTTGTCTTTCAGATGATGGCTTTAACCAACATTGAAGTCCTTAACGCTTACGACGTAAAAAAGATTGTTACTGCGTGCCCGCATTGCTTTAACACCTTAAAAAACGAATACCCAAATTTGGGTGGAAACTATGAAGTGATTCATCATACCCAATTCCTAAAGCAACTGATGGAAGAAGGACGCCTGAAAATTGAAGGCGGATCATTCAAAGGGCGAAAAATTACTTTTCACGACCCATGTTATCTGGGCCGCGGAAACGGTGAATATGAAGCGCCAAGAATGCTTCTTGAAAAACTGGATGCCGAATTGGTAGAGATGAAACGCTGCAAAACAAACGGACTGTGTTGTGGAGCCGGCGGCGCGCAGATGTTTAAAGAACCTGAGAAAGGTGCTAAAGATATCAATGTTGAAAGAACCGAGGAAGCACTTTCGGTTAAACCCAACGTGATTGCTACGGGTTGCCCATTCTGCATGACGATGATGACGGATGGCGTGAAGCATTTTGATAACACCACCGTGGAAGTGAAGGATATTGCCGAATTACTGGCCGAAGCCGACGATCTGTAA